The nucleotide window CAGCAGCGCGCCGACCGTCAGCGGAACCGCGTGCGCGGCGACCCGGCTGAAACTCACCATCGATGTCTCCCTGTGGTACTCGGCCACTCGACCGAATGACACCCAACTGGGTGTAATGGGGAGAATCTAAGGAGCGACCGGCCCGGATTCCAGCGACCAAAGTCGGGAACGCCCGCGCGTCCACATGCTGGAACGGTCAAAAGAACGTGAGAACTATTTTTCCGCGACCGTGTCCGGTTTCGATTTCCCGGTGCGCGGCCACGGCCTCGGTGTACGGGTAGGCCCGGCGCACGGTGAAGCGCAGATCGCCCTTGGCGTAGAGCGCGGCCAGCTCGGCGAGCCGCGCGGCCGAGCGCCCGGACTTCGAGAGCAGCACGCCGAGCTCCGCGGCCCGGTGGTGGTCGACGAGCGTGAGGATCCGGTCCCGGTCCTTCACCAGTTCGAGTGAGACATCGAGTGCCTCCCCGCCCGCGCCGTCGAGCACGACGTCGATCCCCTGCGGCGCGGCGGCCTCGATGCGCTCCTTCAGGCCGTCGCCGTAGACGACGGGGGTCGCGCCCAGTTCGCGCAGGTAATCCTGGTTGGCCGCGCTCGCCGTGCCGACGACCTCGGCGCCCTGCAGGCGCGCGAGCTGCACGGCGGCGGTGCCGACCGAGCCGGCGGCGCCGTGGATGAGCAGGGTCTCCCCTTCGCGCGGTTTCAGCACCTCCAGGGCGATCGACGCGGTCTGCGCCCCGGCGGTGAACCCGCCGGCCACCTCCCACGGCATTTCCGGCGGCTTCGGCGTGACATCGGATGCGGGAACGACAATGTATTCGGCGGCGGCCTGCACGGCGGTGAAGCCGAGAACTTCGGTGCCGGCTGCGAGTTCGCCCTCGTCGACGACGCCGGCGAACTCGTTCCCGGGCACGCGCGGCCAGGTCAGCGCCAGACCGGGCGGCTCCCACCCGGCCCGCACGGCGGCATCGTACGGCTGCACCCCGGCAGCCTTGACCCGCACCCGAACCTGCCCCGGCCCGGCGTGCGGTTCGGGCAGATCGAGGACGCGGAGCACCTCGGGCCCGCCGAATTCGGTGAACGCTACGGCTTTCATGGGACCAGCCTGATACTTCGAGCTAACTGGAGGTCAAGACCGTCGGTTCCGGCCGGCCGGCCACCGGGCCGCCTTCCGGTCGAACACCTCGCGCGGCGCGAGGACCGGGTTCGGCCGGACGATCAGGGCGAAGAGGTCGCCGAGCCCGTGCGGCACGTGAAAGAAGAGGCCGTAATCCCGGATGCCGTGCGTCGCCGCCCGCCCGAGCAGCTCGACGAGGACTTCGTTGCGCGCCAGGATGGTGCGGAGCCGGTCGAGGTCCGTCATCTCTTCATCGTAGGCTGGTGCCCATGGGCCAGATCGAGATCGTGCGTGCCACGCCGGACCAAGCCGGCACCCTGACCGCTCTGATGCACGCTTCCTCGGCCTACCAAGGCGACTACGCGTCCATTTTGGACGGATACACGATCGCGCCCGGGTACGTCGAGGCCAACCCGGCCTTCGTCGCCATCCGGGACGGCGAGATCCTCGGCTTCTACGCGCTCGTCGACGCGGAACTCGACCTGCTCTTCGTCGCCGACCGGGCGCAGGGGCTCGGTCTCGGCGCCCGGCTGATCACGCACATGCTCGCCGAAGCGCGTGGGCGCGGGCTGGCGAGCGTGCGCGTCGTTTCGCACCCGCCCGCGTTGGCCTTCTACGTGCGGATGGGTGCGCGGCGCACCGGCACGATCCCGGCGCACCCGCCGAAGGTGCGCTGGGACCGGCCGGAGCTCCGCTTCGACGTCCCTACATGTTGATCATGTGACCGGCGAGGCCGTGGATGGCCTCCTTCACCGCTTCGCCCAGCGTCGGGTGGGCGTGGACGTTGCGGGCGACCTCGTGCACCGTCAGGTCCCACTGCTGGGCCAGCGTGAGCTCCGGCAGCAGCTCCGTCACGTCCGGGCCGATGAGGTGCCCGCCGATCAGCTCGCCGTGCTTCGCGTCGCTGATCAGCTTCACGAAGCCGGCCGCGTCGCCCAGGCCGTGGGCCTTGCCGTTGGCCGTGAACGGGAACTTCGCCACCTGGACGTCGAAGCCCTTCTCGCGGGCCTGCTCCTCGGTCCAGCCGAAGCTGGCGATCTGGGGCTGGCAGTACGTCGCGCGCGGGATCATCGGGAAGTCGAGCTCCATCGTCTCGGCGCCCGCGATGGTCTCCGCCGCGACCACGCCCATCGACTCGGACGCGTGCGCGAGCATCAGCTTCGCCGTGACGTCGCCGATCGCGAAGATGTGGTCGACGTTCGTGCGGCCGCGGCCGTCCACGGCGATCGCGCCGCGCTCGGTCAGGGCCACCCCCGTCTTGTCGAGGCCGTAGCCCTCGACGCGCGGCTGGAAGCCGATCGCCTGCATGACCTTGTCGGCCTCGAGGACCTGCTGCCCGTTCTTCTCCGAGGACACCGTCACGCGCACGGACGAGCCCGAGTCGTCGATCGACTCGACGCGGGTCGACGTCAGCACCTTGATGCCGAGCTTGCGGTACCGGCGCGCCAGCTCCGCCGAGACCTCGGAGTCCTCCAGCGGCACCATCCGGTCGAGGAACTCGACGATGGTGACGTCGACGCCGTAGTTGTGCAGCACGTAGGCGAACTCGACACCGATCGCGCCCGCGCCGGCGATCACGATGCTCGACGGGAGCTCGCTCGACAGGATCTGCTCTTCGTAGGTCACCACGCGCTCACTGCGCGAAGTCCCCGGCAGCAGCCGCGTGGTGGCGCCGGTCGCGATGATGCAGTGATCGAACGTGATCTGCGAGCCGTTGACCTCCAGGGTGTGGTCGTCGACGAACGTGCCGTGCCCGTCGAACTCGGTGATCTTGTTCTTCTTCATCAGGAAGTGCACGCCCTTGACGCGCCCCTCGGCGACCTTGCGGCTGCGCTCGTACGCGGCCGTGTAGTCGAACCGGATCGGGCTGTCGGAGGAGATGCCGAACGTCTTCGCCTCCTGCGTGACGACCTGCGCCAGCTCGGCGTTGCGCAGCAGCGCCTTCGACGGGATGCACCCGACGTTCAGGCAGACGCCACCCCAGTACTTCTCCTCGACCACGGCGGCGCTGAGCCCCAGCTGCGACGCGCGGATCGCCGCGACGTAGCCGCCCACCCCGGCACCCAGCACGACGACATCAAAGTGTTGTGCACTCATGCCACGAAACTACCCTTCCGAGCAGGGCTCGGCGGGGTGACCCGGGACTCAGGCAGCGACGAGCTCGCGCAGGGCAGCGACCACCTCCTCCGGCCGTTCTTCGGGCAGGAAATGCCCCGCGTCCAGCACGTGCGTCCGCAGGTCGGGCGCCCACGAACCCCACACCGCGGCCGGGTCGAAGGGCAGCTCGCCGACCGGACGCTGCCACAGCGCCGCCACCGGCATCGCCAGCCGCCGCCCGGCCGCGCGATCGTCCGCGTCGTGCTCGGCGTCGACCGTCGCGCTCGCCCGGTAGTCCGCGCACACCGCCGCGATCGCCTCCGGCGTCGAGGCCGCCGCCAGGTACGCGGCCCGGACCGGAGGCGGGATCGCCGAACGATCACGCACCCAGCCGTCCAGGAAGTGCCCGAAGAACTCCGCCGGTGCCGCGGCCAGCAGCCGCTCCGGCAGCGGCGGCGGGTGCGCCAGCAGGAACAGGTGGAACGCGAACACCCCGGCCGTGCCGGCGAGCGACTCCCACAGGTCCACGGCCGGGATCACGTCGAGCACCGCCAGGTGGCTGACCGCCGACGGATGGTCGAGCGCCGCCCGGAACGCCACCAGGGCGCCCCGGTCGTGACCCGCCAGGGCAAACCTCTCGTGCCCCAGCGCGCGAGCCAGCTCGACGACGTCGGCCGCCAGGCGCCGCTTCGAGTAGTCGCCCGGTGGCTTGTCGCTGCCGCCGTAGCCGCGCAGGTCGGGGCAGATCACCCGGTGGTCGCGCGCGAGCGACACCGCCACCTCCCGCCAGGCGAGGTGGGTCTGCGGAAACCCGTGCAGCAGCACGAGCGGCGGCCCGGCGCCGCCCTGCGCGACGCCGAGGTGGACATCCCCGACGGGGATCCGCTGGTAGGAAAAACCGGAAATCGTCATGCCGGCAGGTTCTCACCCACCACCGACAATTTTAGGCAGCGACCGGACGCTCCTCGCCGCGGATCGACTCCAGCAGCGAAGTCACCGCCGCCATGATCCGGGCCGTCGCCTCCTCCAGCACCTCGCGGGTCAGCTCACGGCCGACGAGGTCCGACAGGTCGACCGGCGGCCCGGCGACCAGCTCGACGGTCTTGCGCGGGACCGCACGGGGAAACCGGGCCGTCGACGGCAGCAGGTGGTGGGTCCCCCAGTTCGCCACCGGGATCACCGGCGCCCCGGTCTCCAGCGCGGCTCGCACCACGCCGGTCTTGCCGCGCATCGGCCAGCCGTCCGGGTCGTTCGAGAAGGTGCCTTCCGGGAAGATCGCGACGCACTCGCCCGCCCGCACGGACGCCACCAGGTCGCGGTAGGCCTCCGCGGCCGTCGCGGCCCCGCGGTACACCGGGATGTGCCGCCCGGAGCGCATCACGCGGCCGACCACCGGCAGCTTCCACAGCGACGCCTTCGCCAGGTAGCGCGGCACGCGGCCGGCGGCGAGGCAGAACGCGGTGAGCGTCGTCGGGTCGGCGAACGACAGGTGGTTCGACGCCACCAGCACGCCGCCGGTCTTCGGGATGTGGTGCGAGCCCCGCACCCGGAACCGGGTGGTCTGGACGAGGAACTGCCACACCACCTCGATGGCGAAGCTGTACCAGGCGCCACGGCCGGCGCGGGCGAAGCGCCGGCCGTAGGCGATCATCTGGCGTCGGGTGAGCAGCTCACCTTCGAGGTCCAGGGCGGTCCAGCGGTCCATGACTGTCATTCGTAGCTCACGACCGGCCGGATCGGCCCCTGCCCGCGCCGAACGCGGCGCAGATCACAGCGGAGAACGTCAGAGCCGCTCGAGCACCACGACGGGGATCTCGCGGTCGGTCTTCTTGGCGTACTCGTTGTAGTCCGGCCAGACGGCGGCCAGCTTGTCCCAGAGCTTCGCCCGCTCCTCGCCGGACGCCGTGCGCGCGCGGGCCTTGAACTTGTCCGCCTTGATCTGGACGCCGACCTCGGGGTGCTCGACGAGGTTGAAGTACCAGCCGGGGTGGTTCGGCGCGCCGCCCTTGGAGGCCACGATCACCGGGTTGCCGTCGGCTTCCTGGTAGATCAGGGCGAACTTGCGCTCCTGCCCGGTCTTGCGGCCCTTGGTGGTCAAGACCAGTGTCGGGACGCCCTCCTGCCAGTCGTGGCCGACCTCGCCGTCGGTCTCCTCGTAACGGCGGACGTGCTCGTCACCGAACAGCATGCGTGGTTCCTTTCGCGTCGACGAAGCAGTGGCGGGCTCACCACTTGAAGGTTCTCCTTGTTTGCAACACACCCGAAGCGCACGATCTTCCCGGCGGTTTTCACTCGTTCGGGGGAGGTCCCCCGAGCAGCGGCTTCTCGGGACACACCCTCCTCCCAGTAGATTGCACCGACCGAGCACACCGAGACACTCGAGACCGACCCTGGAGGAGCCAGCCATGAAGGCCCGGCCGCACGTGACACTCGAAGACGTGGCACGCAGCGCGAACGTCTCGCTCGCGACGGCGTCGCGGGTGCTCAACGGCACCGCGTCCGTCCGCGCCGACCTGCGGGAGCGGGTGTCCGCCGCCGCGGCCGAGCTGGCCTACGCCCCCAACGCGCACGCCCAGGCCCTCGCCGGCGGCACGCACCGCACGGTCGGCGTGATCTGCCACGACGTCAGCGACCCGTACTTCGCGGCGATCGCGGGCGGGGTGATGCGGGTGGCCACCGACAACGGGCTGCTCGTCATGCTCGCCGGCACGTTCCGCGACCCGGACCGCGAAGTCGCCTACGTCTCGACGCTGCGCGCGCAGCGGGCCGCGGCCATCCTGCTGATCGGCTCGGCGTTCGAGGACCGGGCGTGGGAACGCGCGATGGCCGCCGAGCTGGAGCCCTACCGCCGCGGCGGCGGCCAGGTCGCGGCGGTCAGCAGGCACCGCGGGCTCAAGATCGACACCGTCCAGCCGGACAACAAGGGCGGCGCCGCCGCGCTGGCGAAGGAACTGGTCGGCCTCGGCCACAAGCGGTTCGCCGTGCTGGCCGGGCCGCGGCGGCTGAGCACCGTGATCGACCGGCTCGCCGGGTTCTCCGGTGAGCTGGCCGCGCACGGCATCGAGCTGCGCGAAGAGGACGTCGTCGAGGCCGCGTTCAGCCGCGACGGCGGGTACGAGGCCACGAAGCGGCTGCTCGCCGGCCGCAAGCGCAAGCTGCCGACCTGCCTGTTCGCCGTCACCGACGTGATGGCGATCGGCGCGCTGACGGCGTTGCGCGAGGAAGGCCTGTCCGTGCCCGGCGACATCTCGGTGGCCGGGTTCGACGACATCCCGGTGGTCCGCGACCTGGCCCCGGCGCTGACCACGGTGCGGCTGCCGCTGGAGGAACTCGGCGAACGCGCGATGGACATGGCGATCAAGGGCTCCGCGGGCACCCGGCCGCGGACGGTCCGGCTGTCCGGCGAAGTCGTCCTGCGCGAAAGCACCGGACGCCCCAAGCGCTGACCCCACCGGGCCTTGTCGCGGCGCGGCACAGGCCCTACCGTGGGTCGAGAAAGCGCTTTCTTACCCCTGCGGAGGTCCTCGATGCTCGTGCTCCCGGCCCCCGGTGGCGAGCTGCTGAACTGGTCGCCGTCCGGACCACGGCCCCCGGCACCCCCGACGAAACCGCCGACTTCGCGCATCGCCTACGCCGCCGCGCACGTCGTCGCGGACGCGCTGGCCGACGAGCCCTACGCCGTGGACTGGGACACGACGCTGGCCTTCCGCGAGCACCTCTGGTCGTGCGGACTGGGCGTCGCGGAGGCGATGGACACCGCGCAGCGCGGCATGGGCCTCGACTGGGCCACGACGCAGGAACTGGTGTCCCGCACCGGCGCGGCCGCGGCCGGGCGGCGCTGGTGCGCCGGCGTCGGCACCGACCAGCTGCCGCCGGGCCCGGCCACCATCACGTCCATTGTGGACGCCTGGCGCGAGCAGCTCGAGCTGGTCTCCGGCGCGGGCGCGGTCCCGGTCGTGATGGCCAGCCGCGCGCTGGCCGCCGCCGCCCAGAGCCCGGACGACTACCACACGGCGTACGGGAAGCTGCTGTCCGAGGCGGGCGGGCCGGTCCTGCTGCACTGGCTGGGCGAGCAGTTCGACCCGGCGCTGGCCGGCTACTGGGGCCACGCCGACGTCCGCGCCGCCGCCCGCGAGCTGGCCGCGCTCTGCACCGAGCACGCCGCCACGATCGCCGGGGTGAAGGTCTCGGTACTCGACGCCGAGGTCGAGGTCGAGTTCCGCCGGGCGCTGCCGGACGGCGTCGCCTGCTACACCGGCGACGACTTCAACTACCCGTCGCTGATCGCCGGGGACGGCGAGGGCCACAGTGAGGCCCTGCTCGGCATCTTCGACCCGCTCGCCCCGATCGCCGGCACCGCCCTGGCCCGCCTCGACGACGGCGACCGGGCCGGGTTCCACGCCCTGCTCGACAGAACCGTGCCGTTGTCCCGCGAGATCTTCCGCGCGCCGACCCGGCACTACAAGACCGGCGTCGTGTACCTGGCCCACCTCAACGGCCACCAGGACCACTTCCGGATGATCGCCGGGCAGGAGTCCGCGCGGACGATCACCCACCTCGCGATGCTGCTGCGGCTCGCCGACGAGGCCGGCGTGCTGGCCGACCCCGACCTGGCCGAGGCCCGGATGCGGCCGCTGCTGCAGGTCGCGGGGGTCGCGTGATGGACCCCCGGCTGAGCCTCAACCAGATCACCACGAAGTCCTGGTCGCTGCCGGAGGCGGTGGCCGGCTGCGCCGAGGCGGGCGTCGGCTGGATCGGGCTGTGGCGCGACAAGGTCGCCGAAACCGGCGTCGACGAGGCCGCACGGCTGCTGAAGGAACACGGTGTGCGGGTTTCGTCGTTGTGCCGCGGTGGGTTCTTCACCGGCGTGACACCGGAGGGGTCCCCTGTGGACGGTGTGGCGCAGACCCGGGAGGCGATCGACGAGGCCGCCGCGCTCGGCACCGACGTGCTCGTGCTGGTCGTGGGCGGGATCGCGGGCAACGACCTGGCCGCGTCCCGGCAGCGGGTCGCCGACGCGGTCGGCGAACTGGCGCCGTACGCCGGGGAGCGCGGGGTCCGGCTCGGCCTGGAGCCGCTGCACCCGATGCAGTGCGCGGAGCGGTCGGTGCTGTCCACTGTGGACCAGGCGCTGGCGATCGCGGTGGAGCACCCGGCCGAGCAGGTCGGCGTGATCGTGGACGAGTTCCACGTCTGGTGGGACCCGCGGATCGAGGAGTCGATCGCCGCGGCGGCCGGGCGGATCGCCGGGTTCCACGTGTGCGACGTCCTGGTGCCGCTGCCGGACCCGCTGCTGGGCCGCGCGCTGCCCGGCGACGGCCCGATCGACCACCGCCGGCTGCGCGCGGCCGTCGAGGCGGCGGGGTACTCGGGGCCGATCGAGGTCGAGGTGTTCAACGCGGACCTGTGGGCCCGGCCGGGCCAGGACGTCCTGGCCGAGACCATTACGGCGTTCGAGCGATACGTGGCCTGATTCCGTCCGCCTGGCGGTACGCTGGGTCCATCAGGCGGACGGGGTCGCTCATGAAGGCAGACGAAGACGGATCGGTCCGGAGCGTGCTGCGCGCGTTCGACCTGCTCGCGCTCTTCACCGAACACCGCCCGACCTGGGCGGTCAAGGACCTCACGACGGCCAGCGGCCTGGCGAAGACGACCGTGCTGCGGCTGGTCGCCACCTGCGAACAGCGCGGCCTGCTCTGGGCGCGGCCCGACGGGCGGTTCACCGTCGGGCCCGGGATGCTGCGGTGGGCGCAGCTGGCGAGCACGGCCTGGCAGCTGCCCGAGCCGGTCCGGCAGGTGCTGCGCGACCTGGCCCGGGAGTGCCGGGAGACGGTGAACCTCTACGTCCGCAGCACCTCCGTGCTGGTCTGCGTGGCCCAGCAGGAGGGCCCGCTGGCCATCCGGCACGTCGGCCGGGTCGGCGACGAACTCCCGCTCGGCTTCGGCGCCGCCGGGCGCGTCCTCGACGGCACCGAGGGCGCCGCCGTCAGCCACGGCGAGCCGGAGACCGGCGCGTCCAGCGTGGCCGCGCCGGTGCACGACGG belongs to Amycolatopsis tolypomycina and includes:
- a CDS encoding IclR family transcriptional regulator, with product MKADEDGSVRSVLRAFDLLALFTEHRPTWAVKDLTTASGLAKTTVLRLVATCEQRGLLWARPDGRFTVGPGMLRWAQLASTAWQLPEPVRQVLRDLARECRETVNLYVRSTSVLVCVAQQEGPLAIRHVGRVGDELPLGFGAAGRVLDGTEGAAVSHGEPETGASSVAAPVHDGDGRLLAALAVTGPSSRFGPGEVAAFTEALATASVRISQIGLGTRTE
- a CDS encoding alpha/beta fold hydrolase; protein product: MTISGFSYQRIPVGDVHLGVAQGGAGPPLVLLHGFPQTHLAWREVAVSLARDHRVICPDLRGYGGSDKPPGDYSKRRLAADVVELARALGHERFALAGHDRGALVAFRAALDHPSAVSHLAVLDVIPAVDLWESLAGTAGVFAFHLFLLAHPPPLPERLLAAAPAEFFGHFLDGWVRDRSAIPPPVRAAYLAAASTPEAIAAVCADYRASATVDAEHDADDRAAGRRLAMPVAALWQRPVGELPFDPAAVWGSWAPDLRTHVLDAGHFLPEERPEEVVAALRELVAA
- the lpdA gene encoding dihydrolipoyl dehydrogenase, whose protein sequence is MSAQHFDVVVLGAGVGGYVAAIRASQLGLSAAVVEEKYWGGVCLNVGCIPSKALLRNAELAQVVTQEAKTFGISSDSPIRFDYTAAYERSRKVAEGRVKGVHFLMKKNKITEFDGHGTFVDDHTLEVNGSQITFDHCIIATGATTRLLPGTSRSERVVTYEEQILSSELPSSIVIAGAGAIGVEFAYVLHNYGVDVTIVEFLDRMVPLEDSEVSAELARRYRKLGIKVLTSTRVESIDDSGSSVRVTVSSEKNGQQVLEADKVMQAIGFQPRVEGYGLDKTGVALTERGAIAVDGRGRTNVDHIFAIGDVTAKLMLAHASESMGVVAAETIAGAETMELDFPMIPRATYCQPQIASFGWTEEQAREKGFDVQVAKFPFTANGKAHGLGDAAGFVKLISDAKHGELIGGHLIGPDVTELLPELTLAQQWDLTVHEVARNVHAHPTLGEAVKEAIHGLAGHMINM
- a CDS encoding dihydrodipicolinate synthase family protein gives rise to the protein MLVLPAPGGELLNWSPSGPRPPAPPTKPPTSRIAYAAAHVVADALADEPYAVDWDTTLAFREHLWSCGLGVAEAMDTAQRGMGLDWATTQELVSRTGAAAAGRRWCAGVGTDQLPPGPATITSIVDAWREQLELVSGAGAVPVVMASRALAAAAQSPDDYHTAYGKLLSEAGGPVLLHWLGEQFDPALAGYWGHADVRAAARELAALCTEHAATIAGVKVSVLDAEVEVEFRRALPDGVACYTGDDFNYPSLIAGDGEGHSEALLGIFDPLAPIAGTALARLDDGDRAGFHALLDRTVPLSREIFRAPTRHYKTGVVYLAHLNGHQDHFRMIAGQESARTITHLAMLLRLADEAGVLADPDLAEARMRPLLQVAGVA
- a CDS encoding sugar phosphate isomerase/epimerase family protein; this translates as MDPRLSLNQITTKSWSLPEAVAGCAEAGVGWIGLWRDKVAETGVDEAARLLKEHGVRVSSLCRGGFFTGVTPEGSPVDGVAQTREAIDEAAALGTDVLVLVVGGIAGNDLAASRQRVADAVGELAPYAGERGVRLGLEPLHPMQCAERSVLSTVDQALAIAVEHPAEQVGVIVDEFHVWWDPRIEESIAAAAGRIAGFHVCDVLVPLPDPLLGRALPGDGPIDHRRLRAAVEAAGYSGPIEVEVFNADLWARPGQDVLAETITAFERYVA
- a CDS encoding GNAT family N-acetyltransferase, translating into MGQIEIVRATPDQAGTLTALMHASSAYQGDYASILDGYTIAPGYVEANPAFVAIRDGEILGFYALVDAELDLLFVADRAQGLGLGARLITHMLAEARGRGLASVRVVSHPPALAFYVRMGARRTGTIPAHPPKVRWDRPELRFDVPTC
- a CDS encoding lysophospholipid acyltransferase family protein, with product MDRWTALDLEGELLTRRQMIAYGRRFARAGRGAWYSFAIEVVWQFLVQTTRFRVRGSHHIPKTGGVLVASNHLSFADPTTLTAFCLAAGRVPRYLAKASLWKLPVVGRVMRSGRHIPVYRGAATAAEAYRDLVASVRAGECVAIFPEGTFSNDPDGWPMRGKTGVVRAALETGAPVIPVANWGTHHLLPSTARFPRAVPRKTVELVAGPPVDLSDLVGRELTREVLEEATARIMAAVTSLLESIRGEERPVAA
- a CDS encoding LacI family DNA-binding transcriptional regulator, whose amino-acid sequence is MKARPHVTLEDVARSANVSLATASRVLNGTASVRADLRERVSAAAAELAYAPNAHAQALAGGTHRTVGVICHDVSDPYFAAIAGGVMRVATDNGLLVMLAGTFRDPDREVAYVSTLRAQRAAAILLIGSAFEDRAWERAMAAELEPYRRGGGQVAAVSRHRGLKIDTVQPDNKGGAAALAKELVGLGHKRFAVLAGPRRLSTVIDRLAGFSGELAAHGIELREEDVVEAAFSRDGGYEATKRLLAGRKRKLPTCLFAVTDVMAIGALTALREEGLSVPGDISVAGFDDIPVVRDLAPALTTVRLPLEELGERAMDMAIKGSAGTRPRTVRLSGEVVLRESTGRPKR
- a CDS encoding nitroreductase family deazaflavin-dependent oxidoreductase, with protein sequence MLFGDEHVRRYEETDGEVGHDWQEGVPTLVLTTKGRKTGQERKFALIYQEADGNPVIVASKGGAPNHPGWYFNLVEHPEVGVQIKADKFKARARTASGEERAKLWDKLAAVWPDYNEYAKKTDREIPVVVLERL
- a CDS encoding NADP-dependent oxidoreductase; this translates as MKAVAFTEFGGPEVLRVLDLPEPHAGPGQVRVRVKAAGVQPYDAAVRAGWEPPGLALTWPRVPGNEFAGVVDEGELAAGTEVLGFTAVQAAAEYIVVPASDVTPKPPEMPWEVAGGFTAGAQTASIALEVLKPREGETLLIHGAAGSVGTAAVQLARLQGAEVVGTASAANQDYLRELGATPVVYGDGLKERIEAAAPQGIDVVLDGAGGEALDVSLELVKDRDRILTLVDHHRAAELGVLLSKSGRSAARLAELAALYAKGDLRFTVRRAYPYTEAVAAHREIETGHGRGKIVLTFF